The Lolium rigidum isolate FL_2022 chromosome 1, APGP_CSIRO_Lrig_0.1, whole genome shotgun sequence region TTGAGAGAAAAATGCTGTCAGAAACCAAGTTGCACTTTTTTTAACACTGCGATTACCTCTGCTACAGCAACttaatccaaaaaaaaatcttaCTTACATAGCACCCTAGAAATTTTCTCGGTTTCGCCGGGTTCTACTCAGCCGCACACTGTTCACCTCGTCGTTGTGGGCGCGCCGCTAATGGAGCCCAATCCCGATCCAACCGTGGTGCTGCACGCCTGCTTGGGCGTCGGCCACCTGATCCCCATGGTGGAGCTCGCCAAGCTCTTCGTCCGCCGGGGCATCCCCGTCGTCATCGCCATCCCGAccccgccggcctccgccgccggtttcttcgccgcctcctcctccgccgtcgcaGACATCGTCGCCGCCAATCCTTCCATCGCCTTCCACAACCTCCCGCCTCCCGACTACCCCAGCCCGGACCCGAGCCCCTTTCTGCAGATGCTCGACGTGCTCCGCCTAACCGTGCCGCTCCTCCTCGCCTTCCTCCGATCCCTCCCCTCCGTCGCCGCGCTCGTCCTCGACCTCTTCTGCATCGACTCCCTCGACGCCGCCGCCCAGAGCGGCGTCCCGGCGTACATCTACTACACCTCATCCGCCGGTGACCTCGCGGCGTTCGTCCACCTGCCTCACCACTTCGCCACCACGGAGGGGAACTTGAAGGACATGGGCAAGGCGCTCCTCCGCTTCCCCGGCGTCCCGCCGATCCCGGCGTCCGACATGCCGCACACCGTCCAGGACCGCGCGACCCAGATGTTCGCCGCGCTGATCGGGCACTACCGGCGCATCCCTGAAGCGCAGGGCGTGCTAGTCAACACCTACGAGTGGCTGGAGGCGAGGGCCGTGAGCGCTCTACGGGAGGGCGTGTGCGTCCCCGACCGCCCGACCCCGCCGGTGCGCTGCATCGGGCCGATGATCGTGAAGGGCGCGGCGGGCGGAGGCGAGCGGTACGCGTGCCTGTCGTGGCTGGACGCGCAGCCGAAGCAGAGCGTGGTGTTCATCTGCTTCGGCAGCGTCGGCGCCGTGTCGGCAGTGGAGCTGAAGGAGATCGCGCGCGGGCTCGACAACTCCGGCCACCGCTTCCTGTGGGTCGTGCGGACCCCGCCCGTTGACCCGGCCAAATTCTTCATGCCGCGCCCGCCGCCAGACCTGGACGCGCTCCTCCCCGATGGGTTCTTGGAGAGGACGCGCGACAGGGGCATGGTGCTGAAGATGTGGGCGCCGCAGGTGGAGGTGCTGCGGCACGCCGCGACCGGCGCGTTCATGacgcactgcgggtggaactccgTCCTGGAGGCCGTGTCGGCCGGGGTGCCGATGCTGTGCTGGCCGCAGTACGCCGAGCAGAGGCTGAACAAGGTGTTCGTGGTGGACGAGATGAAGGTCGGGGTGGTAATGGAGGGGTACGACGAGGAGCTTGTGACAGCTGATGAGGTAGAGAAGAAAGTGAGGCTGATGCTGGAGTCGGAGGAAGGTGAGAAGCTCAGGGAGAGGCTGGCAATGGCGAAGGAGAAAGCCGCAGAAGCAATGGCGGACAACGGGTCGTCGCAGACGTCGTTCGCCGAGTTTCTGAAGGATCTGAAGCTCACTGAGTGACCAAACACGACGAGTCTTAGAAAGTTATGATTTTGAAGGTTTGCATAAATTTCCTCTCTGAACTATGAAGTATGAACAATCCGTTGTGATGTTACTGGtttagaggaggtggtggtgtgaTTTCGAGTATATAGCATTTCTCAGTTATGATGCATCACAATTTACAGTGCATCGATTGAGAATTGAAACTTGACATTTAGCACAAGCTCTTTGATCTGCTGCAGCTATTATCTTAGTTTTACTTGTATAATTACTTTGAGCCTGTCTGGAATGGATATAAGAATACAAAATAGCATCTCTTATGACGATGAGAAAGATCTATACCTTTTCCGATAAAGCGAATATATTAAtatgaagataccaattacacccagcctttgCAAATGCAATGCTCCGGATGCACaagtcccgctacagtgatcTATTTTTTGAAGCAGCAGTACTAACAACATCAAGACAGCACCAAAAGTTCAgcttctccaaaaacgacgcctccaagaaggaaacagtgcacaagcggcGTCGTCGCCCAATCAAAGATCTTAGCTCACAAAACAAcgtcttcaacaaggtcattgccagacgcAACCAATTAAAggtagaccttggattttcacactGAGAGATAAGGCCTTGAACTTCTCTTGTGCAGAGGCCTCCACTTACGGTGTCGCTGCTCCAAGAAACAGCCCACCAAGCCAATTCCTCGTCGCCACAAAGAATGGAACCACCAAAACTAGTCCTCAGGTCCAGACCTCAATGACATTTCCCGCCGGCTGACTTCACCACGAAACGAGAAAGCATGCTCcatgctccctctgaaaccaaacggccagagaaaaacatgggtgcgcacgaccgaatcccactcgatccagcaatctccagCCATGAATTGCCTAGGAGTTCGCCGAAGGCGACTTCCGAAACACGACACTCCAGCCAGATAAACGGAAACTCGCAACTAGCAGATCTTCACCTTGTCGTGAGTTGGAACCCTAGGACAACCACCATTATTTGGCCAGGCCAGCAGCCCCCTCACCGCCGGCCGGCTTTTGGCTAACAAATGGAACGGGTTGACCTGTGCCGGCGCAGATCAGGATCCAGGTCGGCCCCAGATCGAGCACGCGAGTGGTACCGAGAGACAGGACCGCACGCGGGAGCCGCCAGCCCACCACCGCGCGCGCCCATCATTGTCTCCTCCACGCCTCCCTGCCGCGCGCCAGcaagcgccgccgccccgccccgaTGTCGATCCCCCCACGCGAAGGGAGCCCGACGGGCCGCGCCATCCCTGCCCGCCGCCCTTCGATAGCAAGGCGTGGCCGCCACCACCGGCATCGGCGACGGTAGCGATCGGTGGGGGAGATCGGGATCTGGTGCTCTTGGGGTGGTGGGTGGGCTTCGGAGCCGCCCTCGCGTGAGCGACCCGGGAGTCGATATGATGCTATACGTGTGTGATTTCTGGGTCTTATGCTATGCAAATTAGCTGCTTTACAATTATATTCTTCAAATGATGTGCCATAGTGCTTGCAAGTTCCGAAGTGAAGCCGTAAAAAAAATGCAAAGGCACCAAAAAGCAGTTTTAGGACACCATTTCCTACTTTTTACAATATATTAGGGCACCAAGCACCGATTCCAGATGATGTTAAAATAGGGCACCACAACTAATACCCTATAATCACAATTGCAAATATATGCGTGTAAATATCATGAAACATGTGAATTTAAAAATCTTTGCAACAACATCTCTtacgagggattaactcgtcaatgcctacagattgtagacttagggtttcgtggtAACAGAGGGCAAGTAGAACTCGAAGGAGGTCAGACGAACATAGACGTCTAACTCGCAATAATACGGTCCGCTCCGCGCTTGCCACGTGTTGCCTGGGGGACCTACCGCCACATATAAGGTAGTCTTTTTTTGTCAATTCCATTCGTACATGCTTTTTTCCGGCAACTTACTAGGGCAGGTGGTTCTTTGTGTTAAAATTGTAGTTAACAACAGGAataaggtcttcatcttcattGTCAAGCCACTCCTCAGTCACCATGTTGACTTCTGATTATCTTGTGCAAGATTATAGTGGCTGTAGTGATCTTCACTTGGTTGTTCAATTAGTGGGAAGTGGCAACATATAGGATAGAAAATCTCTTCTATAGTATTTAATGTTCCTTTCCAAACTGTTTCACACTAAAATGTGTTGATGATTAAATGAATCTTGGTAGTTGGTTGGGCGATGGTGTCCATGGCTCCATTCCATCAAGTGATACCGCACACCATGATATGTAGCGAGGAATGACTTTGTGTTTGTGTATCCTTTGTCAACTAGGTAAAACTTTCTATGAAGTCATATGCCACTGAGTTCTCTCTGCTTACCCtcttgtactttttttttttgtgataGTACAATATTATTGGTAAATGTAAGAACACGAACTCGTCCTTTTCCTCTCTTCTCTTCCTAGTAAgctctaatttttttttgaatccgTTGCAGCATCAAAACAATAGCAATTAAGGGCAGATAATAAGAATAAAAGAGCTAGCTTGCATGGTTTCAGATCAAGTACAATTGCTAAATATGATTCATACCAAAAAAATTAAGAGTTCTCACAAGATCTAGAGGTAGTCCGTCCAATCCAACAATAGACCGAAATTATAGGAAAAGTTTAACGAAATCCAATATGTAATCTATACGCACTTTTGTACAATGGTGTTGCTATGTCTCAGTTAACTGATATTTTTTTAAGTCTAAATCACTTAAAAAAAGAACATGAGTTGTACTTTtctctgttaaaaaagtgcaagtGCACTTTTCTGCTGGAAATATAAAACTAGATTGAGTTGCATTTTTTTTAAACTACAGTTACACTTTTCTAAAATAACTaacacttaagaaaatctcagtcaactaagATAAAGACACGCGCTTTGTAAAAATGCATCGAAGCAAGCTCACGGAACACCCTCATGGATCACGTCGCGTGCCGGCTCTCGACGTCCGAGAGGAAGCGGGTGAAGGCCGCGCGCGACGACCCTCCGTCGTCCCAGGCCGCTGCCGCGGCCTCCTTGTGCGCCGACGCGCGGGCCCTGAGCTCCCTGCCCTCCTCGGTGTCCATGACCATCCTCACCTTGCCCTCCACCTCGGCTGCCTCGACCAGCCCCCGCTGCCACCCAACCATCTCCGCGGCAACCCCCATCTCCCCCACCATGCGCAGCTTGTTCATCTTCTGCTCCGCGTACAGCGGCCAGCACAGCATCGGCACGCCGGCCACCACGCCCTCCAGCAccgagttccacccgcagtgcgtCACGAACACGCCGGTGGCCGCGTGCCGGAGCACGTCGGCCTGCGGCGCCCACTGCCTGACGACGAGGCCGCGGCCGCGGGTGCGGTCGAAGAACCCGTCCGGCATGGTGGCGTCCAGGTCCAGGCCGGCACGGGGGTCGTCGGACGGCTCGTTGCTGAACGGTGCTCTCACGACCCACAGGAACCGGTGGCCGGAATTCTCCAGGCCGACGGCGATCTCCTTGATTTGCTCCTCCGAGTGGTGCCCCGCGCTCCCGAAGCAGAGGAACACGACGCTGCGGTCCGGCTGCCCGTCGAGCCACGCCAGGCACCCGTGCCGCTGTTTTGCCACCTCGTCACCGACGCCGCCGACGAATGGGCCGACGCAGTACACCGGCGGCATGACACGGCCGGGGAGACACCGAGGGTCCCCGAGGGCGGCCACCGCCCGAGCATCCAGCGACTCGAACGTGTTCACCAAGATGCCGTCGGCCTCCGGAATCCCGTACAGCGCGGTCATGGTCGCCTTGCATACGTCGCTCTCCGGGTCCTCGAGCATCTCGCCGAAGAGGTGCGAGGCCGGCATGGGCGGAAGGCCGAATAACTCGATAGGCGCATCCCCTAGGTCCTTGATGCTCGTCTGGGCCTCCGTCAGAACTGCCGGAAGCTGGACGAAggcggggagggcggcggcgttgGAGGTGAACAGAACATAGCCTGGGATCTCCAGCGGCTTAATGACGCCGAGCGCCTCGGCGGAGAGCGAGTCGACGACCACGGCGTGCACGCCGCGCGTGGAGCTCAGGAAGTCGCGGAGGTGCTCGTTGTGGCGGCCGACGACGTCGAGGTACCTTAGGATGAACTGCGCGTCGGGCGTCAGCGTGGGCGTGCCCTCAACGAGCGGGAGCGTGTGGAAGCGGACGGACGGCATGGAGGCGGCGgcccgggcgacgacggcgcggaAGGCGGCGTCCGGGTTGACGGCAGGGTCGACGAGCGCGACGGAGACGGCGTGGCCGTGCTGGAGGAGCGCGCCGGCGAGGTGCATCATGGGGAGGAAGTGGCTCACGGCGAATCCGGGGTACAGAACCACGGTCTTCTCCATGGAGGAGGAACTGGATGCTACCACAGCTGCTATGATTCAGTGCCTTGAAGCTTCAATTAGCTTTTCTTCTCCTACTCCGATCCGGGGAGGTGGTGGACGGATCAGGGATTGGTACAATCATCTCCGGCTCGCACGTAAAAATGCCACACGCGTCACATCACTCATTCAGAGCCATCAACTGAACAAATGCCACAAAAGTTCTTTTGCTGTACACGGAAGCCTTTTCCTAGAGAGCGGCCACGCGGGCGAGCGATGCTTGCCACGCAAAGCCTTGAGATGGTACTTCTATTTTCCGAAGATACGCTACAGGAGTATATGTCTATGCAAATCACATCATGCAGTCCTTGATATGATGCACTGCCCATAGTTTATCCTCTGCTTCCTCGTGTCATTCTTGGGGCCTCGTTAGTTGGTCACAAAGCCTTTTTTCGTATGGGATCCATTTTCGTATTGAGGGAAACGAAAACTGGTCATTTGGTTGCCCATGGGTGAAAATTTTCTTGCATCGCACGAATTTTAAAGCAACCAAAAAATTAGTTCAAAAAGAACCCTAGAATCGAGCGTTTTTCATGGCCAGGCTCGAGCGAGAGCAAAATGGACCCTATCGTGGCTAGATTATTTTAATCCTCTCCGATCTACAAAATGGTCAATCGTTTGAAATATGATGAGATGCTATGAATTAATTCCCATGAACGGTTTTTGGCTTCGTGGAGTATTGAATGGTAATTTCTTGTCCCGTTTGAAACTTTTTTGGCTGAATTTAGTCAAATTTGTCACAGCCGTTCGCGCATTTCAAATTTTTTTCGACGAGTAGCTTCATCTCAATGCCGCACACAACTTTTGTGTTCATAGTTCTCCATTTTGATATTCGTATACGAGTAGGTGTTGTTTTTTGTGGTGGTTAGAGTGTTGTTGTTGCGAGTGATTGGTGACCGTggca contains the following coding sequences:
- the LOC124682444 gene encoding UDP-glycosyltransferase 88B1-like — protein: MEKTVVLYPGFAVSHFLPMMHLAGALLQHGHAVSVALVDPAVNPDAAFRAVVARAAASMPSVRFHTLPLVEGTPTLTPDAQFILRYLDVVGRHNEHLRDFLSSTRGVHAVVVDSLSAEALGVIKPLEIPGYVLFTSNAAALPAFVQLPAVLTEAQTSIKDLGDAPIELFGLPPMPASHLFGEMLEDPESDVCKATMTALYGIPEADGILVNTFESLDARAVAALGDPRCLPGRVMPPVYCVGPFVGGVGDEVAKQRHGCLAWLDGQPDRSVVFLCFGSAGHHSEEQIKEIAVGLENSGHRFLWVVRAPFSNEPSDDPRAGLDLDATMPDGFFDRTRGRGLVVRQWAPQADVLRHAATGVFVTHCGWNSVLEGVVAGVPMLCWPLYAEQKMNKLRMVGEMGVAAEMVGWQRGLVEAAEVEGKVRMVMDTEEGRELRARASAHKEAAAAAWDDGGSSRAAFTRFLSDVESRHAT
- the LOC124682443 gene encoding anthocyanidin 5,3-O-glucosyltransferase-like, with translation MEPNPDPTVVLHACLGVGHLIPMVELAKLFVRRGIPVVIAIPTPPASAAGFFAASSSAVADIVAANPSIAFHNLPPPDYPSPDPSPFLQMLDVLRLTVPLLLAFLRSLPSVAALVLDLFCIDSLDAAAQSGVPAYIYYTSSAGDLAAFVHLPHHFATTEGNLKDMGKALLRFPGVPPIPASDMPHTVQDRATQMFAALIGHYRRIPEAQGVLVNTYEWLEARAVSALREGVCVPDRPTPPVRCIGPMIVKGAAGGGERYACLSWLDAQPKQSVVFICFGSVGAVSAVELKEIARGLDNSGHRFLWVVRTPPVDPAKFFMPRPPPDLDALLPDGFLERTRDRGMVLKMWAPQVEVLRHAATGAFMTHCGWNSVLEAVSAGVPMLCWPQYAEQRLNKVFVVDEMKVGVVMEGYDEELVTADEVEKKVRLMLESEEGEKLRERLAMAKEKAAEAMADNGSSQTSFAEFLKDLKLTE